In Capsicum annuum cultivar UCD-10X-F1 chromosome 8, UCD10Xv1.1, whole genome shotgun sequence, the genomic window NNNNNNNNNNNNNNNNNNNNNNNNNNNNNNNNNNNNNNNNNNNNNNNNNNNNNNNNNNNNNNNNNNNNNNNNNNNNNNNNNNNNNNNNNNNNNNNNNNNNNNNNNNNNNNNNNNNNNNNNNNNNNNNNNNNNNNNNNNNNNNNNNNNNNNNNNNNNNNNNNNNNNNNNNNNNNNNNNNNNNNNNNNNNNNNNNNNNNNNNNNNNNNNNNNNNNNNNNNNNNNNNNNNNNNNNNNNNNNNNNNNNNNNNNNNNNNNNNNNNNNNNNNNNNNNNNNNNNNNNNNNNNNNNNNNNNNNNNNNNNNNNNNNNNNNNNNNNNNNNNNNNNNNNNNNNNNNNNNNNNNNNNNNNNNNNNNNNNNNNNNNNNNNNNNNNNNNNNNNNNNNNNNNNNNNNNNNNNNNNNNNNNNNNNNNNNNNNNNNNNNNNNNNNNNNNNNNNNNNNNNNNNNNNNNNNNNNNNNNNNNNNNNNNNNNNNNNNNNNNNNNNNNNNNNNNNNNNNNNNNNNNNNNNNNNNNNNNNNNNNNNNNNNNNNNNNNNNNNNNNNNNNNNNNNNNNNNNNNNNNNNNNNNNNNNNNNNNNNNNNNNNNNNNNNNNNNNNNNNNNNNNNNNNNNNNNNNNNNNNNNNNNNNNNNNNNNNNNNNNNNNNNNNNNNNNNNNNNNNNNNNNNNNNNNNNNNNNNNNNNNNNNNNNNNNNNNNNNNNNNNNNNNNNNNNNNNNNNNNNNNNNNNNNNNNNNNNNNNNNNNNNNNNNNNNNNNNNNNNNNNNNNNNNNNNNNNNNNNNNNNNNNNNNNNNNNNNNNNNNNNNNNNNNNNNNNNNNNNNNNNNNNNNNNNNNNNNNNNNNNNNNNNNNNNNNNNNNNNNNNNNNNNNNNNNNNNNNNNNNNNNNNNNNNNNNNNNNNNNNNNNNNNNNNNNNNNNNNNNNNNNNNNNNNNNNNNNNNNNNNNNNNNNNNNNNNNNNNNNNNNNNNNNNNNNNNNNNNNNNNNNNNNNNNNNNNNNNNNNNNNNNNNNNNNNNNNNNNNNNNNNNNNNNNNNNNNNNNNNNNNNNNNNNNNNNNNNNNNNNNNNNNNNNNNNNNNNNNNNNNNNNNNNNNNNNNNNNNNNNNNNNNNNNNNNNNNNNNNNNNNNNNNNNNNNNNNNNNNNNNNNNNNNNNNNNNNNNNNNNNNNNNNNNNNNNNNNNNNNNNNNNNNNNNNNNNNNNNNNNNNNNNNNNNNNNNNNNNNNNNNNNNNNNNNNNNNNNNNNNNNNNNNNNNNNNNNNNNNNNNNNNNNNNNNNNNNNNNNNNNNNNNNNNNNNNNNNNNNNNNNNNNNNNNNNNNNNNNNNNNNNNNNNNNNNNNNNNNNNNNNNNNNNNNNNNNNNNNNNNNNNNNNNNNNNNNNNNNNNNNNNNNNNNNNNNNNNNNNNNNNNNNNNNNNNNNNNNNNNNNNNNNNNNNNNNNNNNNNNNNNNNNNNNNNNNNNNNNNNNNNNNNNNNNNNNNNNNNNNNNNNNNNNNNNNNNNNNNNNNNNNNNNNNNNNNNNNNNNNNNNNNNNNNNNNNNNNNNNNNNNNNNNNNNNNNNNNNNNNNNNNNNNNNNNNNNNNNNNNNNNNNNNNNNNNNNNNNNNNNNNNNNNNNNNNNNNNNNNNNNNNNNNNNNNNNNNNNNNNNNNNNNNNNNNNNNNNNNNNNNNNNNNNNNNNNNNNNNNNNNNNNNNNNNNNNNNNNNNNNNNNNNNNNNNNNNNNNNNNNNNNNNNNNNNNNNNNNNNNNNNNNNNNNNNNNNNNNNNNNNNNNNNNNNNNNNNNNNNNNNNNNNNNNNNNNNNNNNNNNNNNNNNNNNNNNNNNNNNNNNNNNNNNNNNNNNNNNNNNNNNNNNNNNNNNNNNNNNNNNNNNNNNNNNNNNNNNNNNNNNNNNNNNNNNNNNNNNNNNNNNNNNNNNNNNNNNNNNNNNNNNNNNNNNNNNNNNNNNNNNNNNNNNNNNNNNNNNNNNNNNNNNNNNNNNNNNNNNNNNNNNNNNNNNNNNNNNNNNNNNNNNNNNNNNNNNNNNNNNNNNNNNNNNNNNNNNNNNNNNNNNNNNNNNNNNNNNNNNNNNNNNNNNNNNNNNNNNNNNNNNNNNNNNNNNNNNNNNNNNNNNNNNNNNNNNNNNNNNNNNNNNNNNNNNNNNNNNNNNNNNNNNNNNNNNNNNNNNNNNNNNNNNNNNNNNNNNNNNNNNNNNNNNNNNNNNNNNNNNNNNNNNNNNNNNNNNNNNNNNNNNNNNNNNNNNNNNNNNNNNNNNNNNNNNNNNNNNNNNNNNNNNNNNNNNNNNNNNNNNNNNNNNNNNNNNNNNNNNNNNNNNNNNNNNNNNNNNNNNNNNNNNNNNNNNNNNNNNNNNNNNNNNNNNNNNNNNNNNNNNNNNNNNNNNNNNNNNNNNNNNNNNNNNNNNNNNNNNNNNNNNNNNNNNNNNNNNNNNNNNNNNNNNNNNNNNNNNNNNNNNNNNNNNNNNNNNNNNNNNNNNNNNNNNNNNNNNNNNNNNNNNNNNNNNNNNNacatccgcaactaagtccacaagacttaacaaaAGTTTAGGCCTAAGTAGGCcagacgatcccacttctaatcctcaatttccaaaattaggcaccctatgcctcaaactaggctaaggtacctagttcatcttctagatgtcaagtaagccatattcaagcctaagatagcagtTTTGACTAGAAAtaaggtactcaagtcaactctacccaacttacgatTTCAAGACAACCACCCTAGCCCGATAAgactaaatatacaaatcacgCTTCAAATACTAAACCCACATCCCAAACATAGCTTTACATCATAACCacgctacaactaatctaaactagagaggaaaAGCAATAGAATTCAAAAGGggtataaacatgccattttacGGGTTTCGCAGAATTAGAGCCTACAACACATTATCTTCCACAACATTGTTAATATCCATCTATTCATCATACCTTAATCACTTAACAAGaaatatccaccaagtatcactAAGGAAAGATCAATCAAGCCATTAAATAATTCATTTATGCTCTCATTCAggatcatccttaattattttatgaatgtaactaaaCCGTTTGAATTTGCATTGCCACTATCATGGAAATTACTATCCTCTAAATGTGTCATATATCAGCCAACTTTGTGGGACATGCAAATGTATAATCCAGCTACAAGGTCAAGTCAATAACGATTTGTCTTAGAATTTttcctaatgcataaatccacagCTACAACTTATGTCCTGACAATCagtaactcaatatttttcaacgaTAAACACTTCATGGTCAAGACAAACCTCTTTTATATCactaacaccaatttaagatatacagaatcatttttatttctacctaacaatatttttattacgggctttacttaactcttaatcacctcaagagtggtCCCAACACCACTGGCACATAAGCaaggccaaacaaaataaatcaattatagATCATTGACAGcctcatcaccaatatcacattccagacaAGTTATCGATCAAATTCTATAGGTATCAACAACCTATACTAGTTTTTgttacttttatttaaaactcattatttttcccagcattaagaattcgttcacataaggaactcaaagataatgtcacttagctagccctcacaaggaacccattataatttcaataatagaactacacaaaaattctaaatacgaTCTCAATGACCGAACCACACAACGatccccaaataatatcaaataatcgaACTACACAGGGATCCATCCacaacattatcaacaagaacctctcattacggaaaacacatatcacctcagtcttttattcatgtcacttttccaccatcttttcttgacatcatattctcatattatcctctcaattctcataccaCCAATCTCATCAATATAAtagtaccggtgtggtacccgatccaatatatacatatccgtactggcatgatacccaatccaacatatacatatctgtaccagcGGGGTACCccatccaacatatacatatccgtaccggcgtggtacccgatccatcatatacatattcgtaccggcgtggtaccccatccaacataaatatatctgtatctgtgtggtacccgatccaacataaacatatccgtaccggcgtggtacccgatccaacataagcATATCCGTACCAGAGTGGTACCccatctaacatatacatatccgtaccggcgtggtacctgatccaacatatacatatccgtaccggcgtagtacccaatctaacatatacatatacgtaccggcgtggtagccgatccaacataaacatatttgtaccggcgtggtatccgatccaacataaataagtattatcaatatcaatttacacaacctcacagcatacaataCAATgcaccaagtttacaagtacacttaaagtcataagacaattccatcaagtaaattttcaataaatatttatacacgAATCAATAATTCAAACATCAATactttcaagcatgtccgaataccaatccacaagtatccaatttaggagaatacacacaattaagtcgatTCTAAgctccaattaaaccataacctacctcaatcgaAGAATTCAAATGCAAGCTAATTTTCCAAGGTCTTGCTCCTCCATAAAGCTTCCGAAAGGTCCaaatctgttcaaatatataattcgTATAAAAATACGAATCTAATGAtctcattttataattttttactctAAAATTCTATACCTAAACCGCAATCCAATCATATTTATAGTTACAGAATGATAACCTCATACGAACACGTTGAAAGTCTGAAGCGACAGGAATAGTACTTTACCTGTACTACGTGCTATAATTCTAACCTattaacatttatcattattccCTAATGATTGATTATTATTCCTTTTAACCAATGACTATATCTATCATCAAGAATTATTACATTTATTCACTATTTTAATCCTAATTCTAACTAATAGTAATAGAATGAAAAACTTCTCATATTAACAATTACAACCAGTAGCTAATTAAACATTGTACAAAAGATAACAAATTTCTTAGCATGCTACTATGTTATCATTATTCTAATGGACAACATTATTAAATTATCATTATTCTGTTATGTGCTAATGATAACCATTACTCTATCATCTGCTAGTATTATACTAATTCAACTCAATTCCAAAAATGTCTTTGTAACATAAACTTACACTCAAGTGACTACTGGCTACAATTTCTCACTTTCACATTATTATTACAACATTAAACATTAAAATAGCTAACCTAAAAGCTCTCGAGGATCTTCTTTGAAGCGATAATGTGAAATAGGATTTGTTAACCGACGTTCACCATTTTTTTTTGACTATTtccttctattattattatatatgataAAGCATTCCcatctaaatttatttttgtacagGTCACATAAGTAATTAAATTATAACTTCAACACCCAGTGTATTACCACAAAGTGggatttggggagggtaagatgtacgcaatccatatagccacctccgaagaagtagagaggttgtttccgatagacccccggttcaAGATAAAGAGTAGTAAACAACGGGTTGGATGACATAacaaaaataaggaataagaaataataaaatagaaattagagaaataagaAATACGAGTAATAAGGGCaacacaaaaataagaaaataggaattaagaaataagaaataggttAAATTATAACTTCGACCcattaaattatcaattaaataaattatttaaaatataccCAACTAATGATTTAATTACTTTCGAACACCTTAAGAATTGATACTACTTATCCCGTGAGTCATAATTCATGTATATAACTACGGTGAGCGCTAAaataaagatgatgaaaaaatTTTACAAACGACCGAGAGGGTCGTTACATTGACATAAAAAAATCGTAAGTTGTGCAAGAACCTGAGTGAGTTATCTCAGAGGCGGAGTCTGAATTTTtgcaaaagaaattaaaaatatgaagaacaacTCACCGAAAGAGGTTCAATAtctataatatacatataaaaattattttaattatcatatattaataatataatttttcatcaaaaagaaTTTGAATAAACCTCCTATTACCAGGTTaggctggctccgcctctgagTTATCCAGTATCACAAATGTGCTTAGTAGTCTAAGGACATGACACGTTTCTCCTTCCAGAAAATATTTCCAATTATGTTGTGGACAAATATATTAGGGTGGTAATATTCTAGATCTAGACGTAATTAACGAAGACTTAGTCTTTTGGTGTATTAATTTAGTTAATTTTGTCTGATATTGTGAAGTTCCAAAGTCATACCAAGACCAAGTTATAAGATGCAAAGATTGGTTTTTTGTGGATAtcaatttctttcaacttttttacgATCTGTAGCGTCAGTCATTATTTGATGTACATGACCATCACTTATATGATATATCTTCAGATAAGCACAAATCTCAACAATGATATTACTAGAAGTTAGAACGTGtggaataaatataatttaataagagTCATAAACGGCGGActttgctatatatatatatatatgtatgtttgtatgtTCGATCACCTACATTATATATTGGGCCATCTAGATCGACAATAATTTCTTGTCTGAAACGAAAGAATATAGGATAACAATGAAATCTTAACTAGATTGGATACCTTTGTGTTTGTGTGGTGCAAGAATATGACAATGGCAATGataattacaaataaaataagTTTATCCATTTTCTTGTTGTAACAGATTGCGATGGATATGGTGCATatagaaggaagaaaagagtgGAAAAGCTCTGTTTTTTCTATTGAGTGTTCACTAATATTGAAATTCGATTAAATTTAAATTGCTTAACATGTCCATTAATTAGGGGATGCTCCCAACGTTACTTTTTCTTAACTAATAAGTTAGTACATCATTTAGATAATTGTGAATCATGCTAGAGGTAAAACTTGCTAGGGGCAAgttcaaaataagagaaaaaagtcaaaattagctCTTGAACTATAAGAAATGATCCAAATTTGTCCAAGTAAATAATTCAAGTTAATTATATTTACAAGAGTCAAATAGGTTGGAAAGAAAGAGTATGAGGTAACCTGTCTTTATAAAATGGCTAgctagattttttattttctttagtgaCTAATGAAAGTCACTTATATCACATTTTCAAAGCATGGGCATATTTTTTTttggcaaacaacataaatctcgaTATTTTGaagcttaattacagaaaattttgtCACTTTGCATAAATATTGAAATCCCGGTTGTGGAtctattgagatacataattagcttccaatatatccaatgaagatatattttttattttgtaaagatacataattagttttggatatattttttctattttagatctgtcaagatacataattagctctcgatacatccaatgaagatacataattagttcgaatttttgtaattatattataAGAGTGAGAATTTATGTAAATAGGATAAGTTaaagtgtatgtttatgttattttttctatttttcatgagaGGAAACTGAAAGTCAAGTCATCCTTGAACGTACCGtgcaaaaaaataagattttaaaacaaagaagataAGTGGAAGGTCATAAATCATAAGAAAATTTAGTATTATGAAGGAGAACTTGAGAGGAGATTAATGAAATTATCTCCTTTTCTTTCGTTCAgttatatgaaaatttttaattgGAATTCATTCATCATagtattaaattattttcccCTCCCCCAAAACTGATTGCACTTATAAGCCTATCTATGCCATATTACCATTGATTACATTCCAATTACAAAAGGATGCATCACCAGGACCCAAAAAGCAATAAATAATGAATCACTATCGGGCAAGACACCGTTTACTTACTTGGTTGAGACTTTTCGTCCTTCCCAATAAATATTATTGGTTAACCTATcgacaaaaaataatattatgccTTTTGTGAGCTAATCTGGCATATATAAGACAAATCACAATATCAAAGGTATTTTTAGaacttttttcaacaaataaataaaactacCTCTTAAAACAATAACGAAGGTTAAAATCACCCATTACATATCAtggatttattttaaatttaccctAGTTCACTGATCGACCCATAAATATTGCCACTGGTATTTTCTAGCTAAAAATACCCTTGAAACGACTATGAGAAAACTTAAAATGCTGACAACTTATAATTGGCTTACATGGTCGATAATATTAAAAACAAATTCAATAGTATATACAGTAATAGTTTTGGCCTTACTCAAAATTCAAGATGTTATAACGATCATTGACATCAGCAATAAACAGTCTGTCACTAGAAAGCAAACTGGAACGTAAAAATTTCCCCTTTTACCTTGTGTCAAAGTGTTATTGAAATGAGAAAAAGATtcgaggagttgaaatctagagttgttttgaaaatttttcacttttttttttctagagatttgagaatttaaaatctttcaccatttttgtttgaattgaagTTCATTTCTACTTGGTACTTTCACTTATTTctagttttgaaaaaaataaaaaaatctctaGGTCACACACATGATCTTCATTTCGTACATTTAACATAACCAAAGAAGTGATACTCTTGTCCTTGCATGCAAAAACACTCCTAAATTTTATTCTACTCGCACAAAAAGACACATACAGTAAACATCTTTGTTGCTGGTGACAGACCACATATGAAATGCCAACCAACTACTCCATTTATTCCCAGTTAGTGCCCACCATGATTTAAACACAATTTCATAGTGGTTGGGTCCTCCACTGCTGATCACTCATCCTATCCTGCTTACCTACTACTTCATTATAGCACAATCAATTATCTAGATTAATTTGTTAGCTAGAAAAGAGGACAAAACTTACCCactttaatcaatattatgatcaaCATAGTCGATCATAATACAGTACAACTATTTTTAGCAAGATGATCGATTAATATGGGATGAAAAAAGTATTATCTCTTAAAGTTAAGCTTGCAcattctttaagaaaatatttaataatcttgTTCATATATACACTAATTGTAGTAGTAAGAATAATATAATGCGAGACAAATTCAATTTGTCATAACTAATAATGactcatattatttattattatacgAGGTTATAGTTCATAAGTTGTCTGCATTgatgtatacaagttcataagCCAAAAACATGTCTAACTTTTCAACTGCAAATCACAATTACTACGTAAACTAGGACTGGACCAAGCTAGATACATAGGAGAATTTTGCCACAAATAATTGGTTTAgctatatatatcaattatttgaCACTTTTTCCTTCATTTTAGTTGCCAATTCAGCCAGTGCTTTTGTAGAAGAACCATCTTCACTCAACACTTTTACCGCTACATCTTTAAGGTCTCTCATTCTACTACGCACTCCTTTACCTTCTTCACCTTCCATTAGTCCTTTCACAACTTCAGCAATTTCCAATCTTCCCACTATTCCATTTTCTTCATTGACTTTTGGCCTTAGTGCCACTTTTATATCCTCACTTAGCATAACCGCATTCATTTTTTGTTCGGCATAGAGTGGCCAAGCTATGAGTGGTATCCCGTGGACCACGCTTTCCAGAGTCGAGTTCCATCCACAGTGAGTTAAGAATCCGCCAGTGGAGTCGTGGCTGAGGATTCGGGCTTGTGGGGCCCAATTAGGCACCACTAAACCTAACCCTTTGGTCTTTTCCAAGAACCCTTTTGGTAGGAAATCGAGAGGGTTGGTTGAATCTTGGACATTAAAATAAGTGGCATTGGCTATTTTGTCATTGGGACATCTAATTACCCACAAGAACCTTTGTTCACTCATTTCCAACCCTGATGCAAGTTCAATAAGCTGCTCATGAGAGAGGGTCCCACCACTCCCGAACGAGATGTATAGGACGGAGCCACGTGGCTGTTCATCCAGCCACGCCATACACTCCGACCCATCAACCTTACTACCCGAATCCATCTGAATAAGCGGGCCAACCGGGTAAACGGGTGGCTTACCGGGCTCTTCCTCCTGCAAAGCTTTAAGAGCTCCTCCTTCCAACTCCATAAAGCTGTTTGCTACAATTCCCTCTGCCATTCTATACCTCTTCGAATGATGAATAAGCCATTTGTAAGCTTCATTTTTCCTGTCCTGAACCGGGTCAAGAAGATCCTTTCCACGGATAGGAATACAACCCGGAATCTGAACCGGGTCAGGCAAGTCTCTATACTCACACGAAACCTTTTCATCAAGTTTTTGCAAGTAAAAAAACAAAGACAAAGACATAGCAGTAGAAGGGAAGAAAATATAAGGAGAAATTTTCAACTCAATAGCAACATCAAATGCATCAGTACCAAAAAGATCAACAACGAGTGCCACAGTTTTCTTCGActcaataattttcttaaaaacttCGCGTAGTGAAGGTAAAGAACGTGTAACAGTAAGGGAAATACGTGTCTCAATCTTCACATCTTTAGgcaaatcatcaaaatcaactgaAGGAAGAAGATGATAATCCATAGAAGAAGGAAGTGAATTAAGGAATATTTTTTGCGCATTCGAGATAGGTCCATCAGTAGGAAGGATAAGAGTAACAGAAAATTTGTGTTGTGAAATGAGACGTTTAGAAAATTCAACAAGAGGGATTAAGTGACCCATACCAGGAGTAGGGAAAATTGCAATATGAGGATTTTGAGGAGTTTCAGCCATTGTTAAAGAGTAGGAGGTATGAAGCTGAGAGAAAAAttatgatgatgacgatgatgatggaACTAATATTACAACTGAATTATTTGAGTTTTACCATATGGTTGCAATGAGTATGAGGGCCTTTATTTATACAAGAGAAAGAAGGTATCATTGGTACGTGTGTTAGCAGCTTAgtttaataaatataccatatatgtAAGTAGCAATTACTATTTCTATAATTTACTATATAAATTTTGAGGTAtttgttgatttgaaaaaaaatatagtacTTCCTTTATTTCTAAAAGATTGATTTACTTgccttttaatttatttaagaaaaataacctTTTTAACaacactttaattttaacttttcatttaaCATGTTTAAAGTCAcaagatttcttttttttttttttggtaatttaaagaccacaaattttttatttatatgggCAAGTAAAAGTGACTTTTATTACCAAAAAcaatatttacaaaataatatattactacaaaactaaaaatcttctttattttcttaaactccaatCAAGTCAAACTAAGTCATTCTTTTTTCAATAAAAAGAGtactaaaaataacataaaaaaaaactttttttgtctaaaacttttaaaataataaataatttgagatgattaacaaaaatcacaataaataatttaaacagAGAGAATATTCCTTTGTTTGTCAAAGTTActagaaatatttttcaaagtaattattgatgatattatgattatttaaatctCAATAAGATTAATTTGGTCTTGTTTTTTACtaagagaaataagaatagatCAGACaaacattttctttatttttggttgtCTGTTATtctgaaaataaatttttatttttatttgttattttaacatactaaaaattataattattttcttatattttttcttagcaataactacttatttttaaaatctaataccgaatattaattaatataaacaTTATGATAACATATTCATTTTAGTAATATAGACATTATGATAACATCCTCAtatcaattattatttctttaaaaacATGAAAAGTTCAAAATCGCTAAATAAATATTAACGAAGATATTtcttagttatgatttatgaaggGGTAGGTTATAATATGCAATTTGAATATATAcagcacatatatatatgtgtggtggTATTTGTAAAAGGGGTCGGTTTAATTAAATGTTTTGAATGGGACGGATGCTAATGTTTCTAGATGAGAAAATTGAACATTCAATTGAAACGAGAAACATGTACAGTGATGTCAAGGCATACGTTAGCCTTACGTCATTCTATTGTTTTTTCCCACCTTccattattacttttttttttttcccttgtTTGTCCTGACAAAACTAATAAACCCTCCATTATTGGAGAT contains:
- the LOC107839289 gene encoding hydroquinone glucosyltransferase, whose product is MAETPQNPHIAIFPTPGMGHLIPLVEFSKRLISQHKFSVTLILPTDGPISNAQKIFLNSLPSSMDYHLLPSVDFDDLPKDVKIETRISLTVTRSLPSLREVFKKIIESKKTVALVVDLFGTDAFDVAIELKISPYIFFPSTAMSLSLFFYLQKLDEKVSCEYRDLPDPVQIPGCIPIRGKDLLDPVQDRKNEAYKWLIHHSKRYRMAEGIVANSFMELEGGALKALQEEEPGKPPVYPVGPLIQMDSGSKVDGSECMAWLDEQPRGSVLYISFGSGGTLSHEQLIELASGLEMSEQRFLWVIRCPNDKIANATYFNVQDSTNPLDFLPKGFLEKTKGLGLVVPNWAPQARILSHDSTGGFLTHCGWNSTLESVVHGIPLIAWPLYAEQKMNAVMLSEDIKVALRPKVNEENGIVGRLEIAEVVKGLMEGEEGKGVRSRMRDLKDVAVKVLSEDGSSTKALAELATKMKEKVSNN